The Arcobacter sp. F2176 genome includes a region encoding these proteins:
- a CDS encoding FAD-binding protein has translation MLDLAIIGGGPAGLTAGLYSTRGGLKNVTMFEMGMPGGQI, from the coding sequence ATGTTAGATTTAGCGATAATCGGAGGAGGGCCAGCTGGACTTACAGCAGGTTTGTATTCAACAAGAGGTGGATTAAAAAATGTAACGATGTTTGAGATGGGTATGCCAGGAGGACAAATCA